Within Thiohalobacter sp., the genomic segment TGACGCCCTGCTCGGTCGCAGCCGCCTGCCGCGGCTGGAGCGCTTCCTGTCCGAGCAGGTGATGCCCAACAAGCTCAACGTGCTGCGCGACCACATCATCCAGAACATCGGCGGCCTGCAGAACGAATTCGAAAGGGTACTCGAAAACCGCCTCGGCCAGACCCAGCGCGAGCTGGAGAACCTGCGCTCCCTGCGCGGCAAGAATGCCGACGTGATCCAGCACCTGATGCAGAAGTCACGCGAGGAACAGGCGGCCTACCTGCGCAACGTCGAGTCCTTCCAGTCCAGCCGCCGGGTGCTTGCCAGCCAGGCCCGCACCATGCTCGATGCCCTCAGCCTGGAGGCCTTCGACCGCCTGATCGAGCAGACCCGCAAGGACATGACGGGCGCCTGGACCACTGCCGGTCTCAAGCGCGGCATGCAGACCTTCTTCGAGGGCGCCAAGGACACCATGGACCAGGTCTCCCAGGCGGCCGACGAGACCCGCCAGCTGATCCGCGCCACCTACCGCAAGTTCCACGAAGAGCACGGCCTGCCGGCCATCACCCCCAAGGTGTTCTCGGTGGACAGCTACAACATGGACCTGCACCAGCTGGCACAGGACGCGGAGATGTTCCGCAACAGCCCCATCACCACCATGACCGAGCAGAGCTTCGTCATCAGGAAGTTCTTCATCTCGCTGGTGGCGCAGGCCCGCAGCATCTTCTTCCGCGCCAACCAGGATGCCGATGCCTGGCTCAAGGAGGTCATGAATCCGCTGGTCCAGCAGATCAAGGACCACAAGCGGGTCATGGAAAAGCGCCTCGACACCCTGCGCCGCATCAATGAATCCCGCGACACGCTGGAGAGCAAGATCGCCGAGCTCGAGGCCCAGCGCAAGGCGGTGGCCGAGGATCTGGCACGCATCCGCCAGTTGCGCGAGGTGCTCTCCAGGCCCCTGCCCGGCAACGGGTCCGCCGACAGCGACATCGCCGAGGCCGTCTGACCCCCAAGCCACGCCACCTTGAGGCGGCCGCCGGCCGTCCCCATGCTGTTCCCTGGTCTATACTCGAAGAAGAAACAACCAGAGGAGCAACGGCATGATCCAGAAGAAGAACCTCCTGGCCTGGGCGGCTGGCCTGCTGCTGGCCGCGGTCGCCGGCCTCGCCAGCGCCGAAAACGTGCAGGACTTCGGCGAGTACGTGGTCCACTACAACGCCATCAACACCGACATGCTCTCGCCCCAGGTGGCACAGGAGTACGGCATCAAGCGCTCCAAGAACCGGGGCATGCTCAACGTGGTGGTCCTGAAAAAGGTGCTGGGTGCCACCGGCCAGCCGGTGCACGCGAAGATCAGCGGCCACTCCATGAGCCTCACCGGCAAGCAGCACAGGCTCGATTTCCGGGAAATTCAGGAGGGCAACGCCATCTATTCCATCGCCGAGTTCGCGGTGAACAACGAGGAAACCCTCACCTTCACCGTGGAGGTCGTCCCCGAAGGCAGCGACGAACCGCTCACGGTCAAGTTCCGCAAGCAGTTCTTCACCCGTTGACCGGAAGGCAGGACCCCGTCCCGCCCGCCAGGGAATAGCGCGAGCGCTCGGCGCGTCAACAAGAGTTGATGCGGGCACGACGCCCCCAGGAGGAACCGGAGGATGCGTCTGCGCC encodes:
- a CDS encoding DUF4426 domain-containing protein; this encodes MIQKKNLLAWAAGLLLAAVAGLASAENVQDFGEYVVHYNAINTDMLSPQVAQEYGIKRSKNRGMLNVVVLKKVLGATGQPVHAKISGHSMSLTGKQHRLDFREIQEGNAIYSIAEFAVNNEETLTFTVEVVPEGSDEPLTVKFRKQFFTR